A single genomic interval of Coccidioides posadasii str. Silveira chromosome 1, complete sequence harbors:
- the RPN9 gene encoding 26S proteasome regulatory subunit (BUSCO:272711at4751~EggNog:ENOG410PF9I~COG:O~BUSCO:7635at33183) has product MQADKIPEFLTEQRELAPDESQALFLEFEDFWERKLWHQLTNALITYFSLSESAPQRLPMFKNFILIFADKINQLKFVSLGLMASTQCKDDGERLAFLTALADKVNKPGSQDAYVYAMADVAAVKLRLEDFEGSRKDLDASQAVLDSFDSVENVVHAAFYKVNADYYHAKMEFASYYKNALLYLACIDIVELTPTERAARAYDLSIAALVSDTIYNFGELLLHPILESLKETQHSWLRELLFAFNRGDLTAYDVLAGNISKNPLLEQHKVFLYQKISLSALTEMIFRRPPHDRTVTFAAMSEETKVQPNEIEHLIMKALSLGLLKGSIDQVAQIARINWVQPKVLDMKQIEGMRNRLKEWDAGVNQLGHWIEGVGKDVWVA; this is encoded by the exons ATGCAGGCCGACAAGATTCCCGAGTTCCTGACCGAGCAGCGCGAGCTCGCTCCCGACGAATCCCAAGCCCTATTCCTAGAATTCGAAGACTTTTGGGAACGAAAGCTATGGCATCAACTGACCAACGCGTTGATAACATATTTCTCTCTGTCAGAGAGTGCACCGCAGAGACTACCCATGTTCAAAAATTTCATTCTTATTTTTGCAGATAAAATCAACCAGTTGAAATTCGTGTCTCTGGGGTTAATGGCATCGACGCAGTGTAAAG ATGATGGGGAACGTCTAGCCTTCCTAACTGCGCTCGCGGATAAGGTCAACAAGCCTGGGTCGCAGGATGCTTATGTCTACGCCATGGCAGACGTTGCTGCCGTTAAGTTACGACTCGAGGACTTTGAGGGTTCGCGGAAAGATCTTGATGCATCGCAGGCGGTGTTAGACTCTTTTGATTCTGTCGAGAATGTTGTACATGCAGCGTTCTATAAAGTGAACGCTGATTATTACCAT GCGAAAATGGAGTTCGCATCCTACTACAAGAACGCCCTCCTCTACCTCGCCTGTATCGACATAGTTGAGCTCACACCGACAGAGCGTGCTGCTAGAGCATATGACCTTAGCATAGCTGCACTCGTATCTGACACGATTTACAACTTTGGCGAACTCTTACTCCATCCAATTCTCGAATCACTCAAAGAAACGCAACATTCGTGGCTCCGCGAGCTTCTCTTTGCTTTCAACCGTGGTGACTTGACAGCCTATGATGTTCTAGCAGGAAACATTAGCAAAAATCCCCTCCTCGAACAGCACAAAGTTTTTCTATATCAGAAAATATCCCTCTCAGCCCTAACAGAAATGATATTCCGTCGACCACCCCATGATCGGACTGTCACATTCGCAGCGATGTCGGAAGAAACCAAGGTTCAGCCGAACGAGATCGAGCATCTGATTATGAAAGCCTTAAGTTTGGGCCTACTGAAGGGCTCGATTGACCAGGTTGCACAAATTGCGAGAATCAACTGGGTACAACCGAAGGTTTTGGATATGAAGCAAATTGAGGGAATGAGGAATCGGCTGAAGGAATGGGATGCTGGCGTCAACCAGCTTGGTCACTGGATCGAGGGAGTTGGGAAGGATGTTTGGGTTGCGTAA
- a CDS encoding uncharacterized protein (EggNog:ENOG410PJ03~COG:Z~BUSCO:2380at33183) — protein MSVRVVARIRPLLKTEREIDIILRPGASNQTLPSAAKSSDENTTLKKQKDIYDRPNVVRIPNPKNEGEQYSFQFNSVYDDTVGQQEFFDAEVAPTVKHLFNGFDITLFAYGVTGTGKTHTMRGGKSLADRGVIPRLLSGIYRRSRKMEKDSQGATKVNVVMSYYEIYNDKVFDLFEPPEKRTPSGLPLRDSGGKTIVVGLTERPCGSLKEFECLYDQANINRSTSATKLNAHSSRSHAILCVKLTVTTGDRVRVSTASAIDLAGSEDNRRTDNGKERMVESASINKSLFVLAQCVEAISKKQARIPYRESKMTRILSLGQNQGLTVMILNLAPVRSYHLDTLSSLNFANRTKKIEVREVENEPMFKGPPRLAPGLSAKGSSIKRQPLRPLTASLNANIVPPAANGASKPSDGKPTKSFMVYTDKSQAKQQAQPALAKASPLKRKSGNNLLPLARPSKIARVANEASTRCTQESNSVSAAKIEEMVEKKVAQILAARARDEAETSRGALRTQANNINAQLQRRLERLEQRVEGNEDARAEGLSYLLMGKQHQSHGEDKSALKMYQLALPFFPENAKLAQKIEVLQARLNGHDTTHSDSEKAQQQGHKNRRRVNRESAEKYDSGDEEYCELEENDSLSDENYEAQGHSRPKPKASKAATRRCHPRTKETGVVDANNAIQSPRTAHILSIINSRNINQIKLLRGVGAKKAEAIVDCLCEMDGNVSDADKSVQIRSLVELGKMKGVGLKTVENMRNAVDVA, from the exons ATGAGTGTCAGGGTGGTGGCGCGAATTCGACCGCTCCTGAAAACGGAACGTGAAATCGACATCATCCTCCGTCCTGGTGCGTCCAACCAGACGTTACCTTCTGCTGCCAAATCTTCCGATGAGAATACGACGTtgaagaagcagaaagaCATTTACGACCGGCCCAATGTTGTGCGTATCCCGAACCCGAAAAATGAGGGAGAGCAGTATAGCTTTCAGTTCAATTCGGTATATGATGACACTGTGGGACAACAAGAATTTTTCGATGCAGAAG TGGCGCCGACTGTAAAGCATCTTTTCAACGGGTTCGATATTACGTTGTTTGCATATGGAGTCACCGGCACGGGAAAAACCCATACCATGAGAGGAGGAAAAAGCCTAGCCGATAGAGGGGTCATCCCACGATTGTTAAGCGGCATATATAGGAGAAGTcggaagatggagaaagacTCTCAAGGTGCCACAAAGGTGAACGTTGTCATGAGCTACTATGAAATATACAACGACAAGGTGTTTGATCTCTTTGAGCCGCCCGAGAAGAGGACGCCTTCCGGCCTTCCACTCAGAGACAGTGGAGGTAAGACCATAGTTGTAGGGCTTACTGAGCGGCCATGCGGTTCATTGAAGGAGTTCGAATGTCTATATGACCAAGCCAATATTAACAGGTCGACCTCTGCCACGAAG TTAAATGCACATTCTTCCAGGTCACACGCAATTTTGTGCGTGAAGTTAACAGTCACAACGGGAGACCGCGTTCGTGTTAGCACTGCCTCTGCAATAGACCTGGCTGGCTCGGAGGATAACCGCCGAACAGACAATGGTAAAGAACGCATGGTCGAATCGGCGAGCATTAATAAGAGCTTGTTCGTCTTGGCCCAGTGTGTGGAGGCTATAAGTAAAAAGCAAGCAAGAATCCCGTATCGAGAATCGAAAATGACGAGAATCTTATCCCTTGGTCAAAACCAGGGGCTTACAGTGATGATCCTTAATCTTGCACCAGTCCGTTCGTATCACCTGGATACGCTGAGTTCTCTCAACTTTGCGAACCGTACAAAGAAGATTGAGGTCCGAGAGGTGGAGAATGAGCCGATGTTCAAAGGACCGCCACGTCTTGCCCCGGGGTTATCCGCGAAAGGGTCCTCCATAAAAAGGCAGCCGTTGCGGCCACTAACAGCTTCATTAAATGCAAATATTGTGCCACCAGCCGCCAATGGGGCCTCGAAGCCATCCGATGGCAAGCCTACAAAGTCATTCATGGTCTACACAGACAAGTCGCAGGCCAAGCAGCAAGCTCAACCTGCTTTAGCGAAAGCCTCTCCATTGAAGCGAAAGTCCGGAAACAATCTCCTGCCGTTGGCCCGTCCTTCAAAAATTGCTCGTGTTGCAAACGAGGCGAGTACCCGGTGCACACAAGAATCAAACAGTGTCTCCGCTGCAAAGATCGAGGAGATGGTCGAGAAGAAGGTCGCACAGATCCTAGCTGCTCGAGCTCGAGATGAAGCTGAAACGTCCCGTGGAGCGCTTCGCACGCAAGCAAACAACATTAATGCCCAGTTACAACGCAGACTTGAACGCTTGGAGCAAAGGGTTGAAGGGAACGAAGATGCACGGGCTGAAGGCTTATCGTACTTGCTAATGGGTAAGCAACATCAGAGCCATGGTGAAGATAAGTCAGCTTTAAAGATGTATCAGTTGGCGCTCCCCTTCTTCCCAGAAAATGCAAAATTAGCACAGAAAATCGAAGTTTTGCAGGCGAGATTGAACGGACATGACACAACGCACAGTGATTCCGAGAAGGCACAACAGCAAGGGCATAAAAACCGTCGACGAGTTAATCGTGAAAGCGCCGAGAAGTATGATAGTGGCGACGAGGAATACTGCGAGTTAGAGGAGAATGATAGCTTGAGCGACGAGAACTACGAGGCACAGGGTCATTCACGCCCCAAACCGAAAGCTAGCAAGGCGGCGACTCGAAGGTGCCACCCAAGAACAAAAGAGACAGGCGTCGTAGACGCCAACAACGCGATCCAGTCTCCGCGGACAGCACACATTCTCTCCATTATCAATTCGAGGAATATTAATCAAATTAAGCTGCTTCGCGGCGTTGGGGCTAAGAAAGCAGAGGCCATTGTTGATTGCCTTTGCGAGATGGATGGCAATGTTTCTGATGCTGATAAATCGGTTCAGATTCGCAGTCTGGTGGAATTAGGGAAGATGAAAGGCGTTGGGTTGAAGACGGTGGAGAATATGCGGAATGCAGTCGATGTTGCATAG
- the SEC24 gene encoding COPII subunit (EggNog:ENOG410PHZQ~COG:U~TransMembrane:1 (o754-773i)~BUSCO:1659at33183) produces the protein MAAPQEGYPPPHSDGQQGYGQPYGAPPAEADQPVAPPPAGAPATGGPTHGGRKKRAYAGQAFEFGSGANAALGGQLPGGGTYGGYPAPPQPQGYPPAPYPGQPAQPAPETYAAGEQLGAGGYQPPGPGYPAADVSQITQQMGQMSMGGQMPGRAPGATSLNQLYPTDLLAQSFNVAELDFPPPPVILPPNASVTPSPTANCSAKFVRSTLNAVPTTNSLLKKSRLPFALVIQPFTSLHDSEDPVPIVSDQIISRCRRCRSYINPFVTFLDHGHRWRCNMCNLTNDVPQGFDWDATAQQALDRWQRPELNHAVVEFVAPQEYMVRPPQPLVYLFLIDVSYSSVTTGLLATAARCIKESLDRIPNTDRRTRLGFIAVDSSLHYFTIPRDGSESSDPSMLVVSDLDEPFLPIPGDLLVTLTECRENIEIFLDKLQEMFQNTQNGGSAMGSALRAGHKLIGPVGGKLTVLTASLPNIGYGSLEMREDKKVLGTSKESSLLQTGNSFYKSFAVECSKQQISVDMFLFSSQYQDVASLSNLPRYTGGQTYFYPGWNAARSEDAIKFAKEFSDYLSSEIGLEAVLRVRATTGLRMSTFYGNFFNRSSDLCAFPAFPRDQAYVVEVAIDETVTKSVVCLQTAVLHTTCNGERRIRVLTLALPTTQSLADVYASADQTAIATYFSHKAVERTLGSGLEQARDALQAKIIELLSTYRKELAGGSVTGGGLQFPSNLRGLPLLFLALIKNLGLRKSAQIPTDMRSAALCLLSTLPLPLLIQYIYPKMYSLHDMPDDAGIPDPATGEIVLPPLCNLTSERLVPYGLYLIDDGQTQFLWVGRDAVPQLVQDVFGFPDKSQLRVGKQFLPELDNDFNERVRAVIQKSRDFRSRGVGSIIVPQLYVVKEDGEPGLRLWAQSMLVEDRADQGVSLQQWMSLLREKVIQ, from the exons ATGGCCGCGCCGCAAGAAGGATATCCTCCTCCACATTCCGATGGCCAGCAGGGCTACGGCCAGCCATATGGCGCACCTCCCGCCGAAGCAGACCAACCTGTTGCGCCTCCACCAGCTGGCGCCCCCGCAACTGGAGGTCCCACACATGGTGgcaggaagaagagagccTATGCCGGGCAGGCCTTCGAATTCGGATCCGGTGCCAACGCTGCCCTGGGAGGACAGCTACCAGGAGGTGGTACTTATGGAGGGTATCCCGCGCCACCGCAACCACAAGGCTACCCCCCTGCTCCGTACCCAGGCCAACCAGCTCAGCCCGCTCCGGAGACATACGCGGCGGGGGAGCAGCTGGGAGCCGGAGGATACCAACCACCGGGCCCCGGCTATCCGGCGGCCGATGTCAGCCAGATTACACAGCAGATGGGACAAATGAGTATGGGGGGCCAGATGCCAGGTCGAGCGCCAGGAGCCACTTCGTTAAACCAGCTTTATCCAACCGACCTTTTGGCTCAGTCGTTCAATGTCGCGGAGCTTGATTTCCCACCACCTCCTGTCATCCTTCCGCCGAAT GCTAGCGTTACGCCTTCTCCAACAGCGAACTGCTCCGCCAAATTTGTCCGCTCAACGCTCAACGCCGTTCCGACTACCAACTCCCTATTGAAGAAATCCCGTCTACCTTTCGCCCTTGTAATTCAACCTTTTACATCGCTACATGATTCGGAGGATCCGGTTCCAATTGTCTCGGATCAGATTATCTCAAGATGCCGACGCTGCCGATCGTATATCAACCCCTTCGTAACGTTTCTCGATCATGGGCATCGCTGGCGTTGCAACATGTGTAACCTTACCAATGACGTTCCTCAAGGGTTCGACTGGGATGCAACCGCCCAACAGGCTCTCGATAGATGGCAGCGACCTGAGCTAAACCATGCCGTGGTGGAGTTCGTCGCTCCTCAAGAGTACATGGTACGGCCGCCACAGCCCTTGGTATACCTGTTCTTGATCGATGTTAGCTACTCCTCCGTCACTACCGGATTGTTGGCTACAGCCGCACGGTGCATCAAGGAAAGCCTGGACAGGATACCGAACACAGATCGCCGCACCAGGCTTGGTTTCATCGCTGTCGATTCCAGCCTTCACTATTTCACGATACCGAGGGATGGGTCTGAAAGTTCTGATCCAAGCATGCTTGTCGTTAGCGACTTGGATGAACCCTTCCTGCCAATACCGGGCGATCTCCTCGTCACTCTGACGGAATGCAGAGAAaatattgagattttcctcgATAAGCTTCAAGAAATGTTCCAGAATACCCAGAACGGCGGATCTGCTATGGGGTCTGCGCTTCGTGCGGGCCACAAACTTATTGGCCCTGTGGGAGGAAAACTAACTGTCCTAACGGCATCGCTTCCCAACATCGGCTATGGCTCTCTTGAGATGAGAGAGGACAAGAAGGTTTTGGGAACAAGTAAAGAGAGTAGTTTGCTGCAAACAGGCAACAGCTTCTACAAGAGCTTCGCAGTGGAATGCTCGAAACAGCAGATTTCCGTCGACATGTTTCTGTTCTCTTCGCAATACCAAGACGTTGCGTCTTTGAGCAACCTTCCAAGATACACTGGTGGGCAGACTTATTTCTATCCGGGATGGAATGCTGCCAGGAGTGAGGATGCGATCAAATTCGCCAAAGAATTTTCAGATTATCTCTCATCCGAAATTGGATTGGAAGCTGTCCTTCGTGTACGAGCAACAACGGGGCTACGAATGAGCACATTCTATGGCAATTTCTTCAATAGAAGCTCTGATCTCTGTGCTTTCCCTGCTTTCCCCCGCGACCAGGCCTATGTCGTCGAAGTCGCTATTGATGAGACGGTAACGAAATCAGTTGTGTGTCTTCAGACTGCTGTCTTACATACCACATGTAATGGCGAACGAAGAATCAGAGTTCTGACGTTGGCTCTACCTACAACCCAGTCGTTGGCCGACGTGTATGCATCCGCAGATCAGACCGCGATCGCGACATATTTCAGTCACAAAGCCGTAGAGCGGACGCTTGGCAGTGGGCTCGAACAAGCTCGAGATGCTCTCCAAGCAAAGATTATCGAGCTACTATCGACATATAGGAAAGAACTTGCTGGTGGCAGTGTCACCGGTGGAGGCTTGCAGTTCCCATCAAATCTCCGTGGACTACCTCTTCTATTCTTAGCATTGATAAAGAAT CTTGGGCTTCGAAAATCCGCACAGATACCAACTGACATGCGATCGGCTGCGCTCTGCCTATTATCAACATTGCCACTACCCCTTCTCATTCAATACATCTATCCGAAAATGTATTCCCTTCATGACATGCCTGATGATGCGGGAATTCCTGACCCAGCAACGGGAGAAATTGTTCTTCCTCCACTCTGCAACCTTACATCCGAGCGTTTGGTGCCATATGGGCTGTACCTCATTGACGATGGCCAGACACAGTTCCTCTGGGTCGGGCGAGATGCTGTTCCTCAACTTGTCCAGGATGTATTTGGATTCCCAGATAAGTCCCAGCTTCGCGTCGGAAAACAGTTCCTCCCGGAGTTGGATAACGACTTTAATGAGAGAGTACGGGCGGTTATTCAAAAGAGCCGAGACTTTCGCAGTCGGGGCGTGGGCAGCATCATCGTACCTCAGCTGTACGTGGTCAAGGAGGACGGAGAGCCTGGTCTCAGGCTATGGGCACAGTCGATGCTCGTGGAGGATCGCGCAGATCAAGGAGTTAGTTTGCAGCAATGGATGAGTTTGCTTAGGGAAAAG GTTATCCAATGA
- the AIM24 gene encoding Altered inheritance of mitochondria protein 24, mitochondrial (EggNog:ENOG410PMMW~COG:S~BUSCO:9075at33183), which translates to MEPMNYLVRRGFRPSAWKYGKWRPIGKTVSERRRISIQPVPSVESNTVNASYLPAASTPSSVTSPDASFEVLGSPYSLLSVSLSASQNLYTRRGTLVGLTGKSENVVSTLRLLEPLRRAALRMPFLYQKISSASPVNALISVRSPITSFAVVQLDGTVDWMITQRDALLSWTGHALTVKPTLNRELSLVHWGSSKVTGRGLLAVVGKGQVYSINLRAGERYIAHPSNVVAYTINSHWPRPFRFKSTSLKFQIPKLGLGTLLMKSNFLRNLADSDTWKATMRIFHTVRTWARRTIWGDRLFLQFEGPATVLIQSRASRIAESLTAREVNEIASTQPGVTREATETVEARLEKQSPPPAKDDGMKTVGQSVASVRRDGKVEFEKVDGV; encoded by the exons ATGGAACCCATGAACTACCTGGTCAGGAGAGGCTTTAGGCCTTCCGCCTGGAAGTATGGAAAATGGCGCCCCATTGGGAAGACCGTTTCAGAGCGAAGACGCATATCCATCCAACCCGTGCCCTCAGTTGAATCAAACACTGTTAATGCGAGCTATCTTCCGGCCGCGTCGACTCCAAGTTCTGTGACGTCCCCGG ACGCCAGCTTCGAAGTCCTTGGCTCGCCCTATTCTCTCCTCTCCGTTTCTCTCTCCGCGTCCCAGAACCTATATACAAGACGCGGTACGCTTGTCGGGCTAACAGGGAAATCAGAAAAT GTTGTTTCTACCCTCAGGCTACTTGAGCCTCTCCGACGAGCTGCACTGCGCATGCCATTCCTATATCAAAAG ATATCCTCCGCCAGTCCTGTTAATGCCCTTATTTCCGTCCGATCCCCAATAACTTCATTTGCTGTTGTTCAACTGGATGGTACAGTGGATTGGATGATTACACAACGCGATGCTTTGCTTTCGTGGACTGGACACGCATTAACCGTGAAACCAACACTCAACAGAGAGCTA AGTTTGGTTCATTGGGGTAGTTCAAAGGTGACTGGACGTGGCCTGTTAGCGGTCGTGGGGAAAGGTCAGGTCTATTCAATTAATCTGAGAGCTGGGGAACGATATATTGCCCATCCTAG CAATGTCGTCGCATACACCATAAATTCTCACTGGCCGCGCCCGTTTCGGTTCAAATCAACTTCTCTAAAGTTCCAGATTCCGAAGCTTGGGCTAGGCACTTTATTGATGAAATCTAATTTCCTAAGAAACTTGGCCGATTCGGACACATGGAAAGCCACTATGAGGATTTTCCACACTGTTCGGACGTGGGCGAGGAGAACTATCTGGGGGGATAGG TTGTTCTTACAATTTGAAGGACCAGCAACCGTTCTCATTCAGTCGCGAGCATCGCGAATAGCCGAGTCTCTGACGGCCCGTGAAGTGAATGAGATTGCGAGCACTCAACCAGGTGTTACCAGGGAAGCTACAGAAACCGTTGAGGCACGACTTGAAAAGCAATCGCCCCCACCTGCCAAAGATGACGGAATGAAAACTGTGGGCCAGTCTGTTGCTTCTGTTCGACGAGATGGCAAGGTCGAATTCGAAAAAGTTGATGGAGTTTGA
- a CDS encoding uncharacterized protein (EggNog:ENOG410PK2G~COG:H~BUSCO:11154at33183), with translation MTDDASFSTSKKPDEDSIPVLLLKTKSTPRDGYEEYFSSSTRRYSYKPIFVPVLEHVFDYQNLSKVKDLFISGSLKWKYGGLVFTSQRAVEGFSRMIAEEVNQDIASEASRDLALYTIGPATYRSLNTLRQTHLPHATLVGEDAGTGEILAPLILEHYNGLERNQITYGSAEAVQDRSGKLPLLFLVGETHRDIIPKTLMSPDLPPNERIQIDELIVYKTGVMESFRENFASILDELDASVGSTEGATNPDEGNQMSRPPIWVVVFSPTGCDAMVDILGKHDQSTLKASGMSQTYTKKHQQRKNCYIATIGPTTRDHLRFNFGVDPDVCAEKPSPEGVGEGIERVIVKRS, from the exons ATGACAGATGACGCTAGCTTTTCCACTTCCAAGAAGCCCGATGAGGATTCCATCCCGGTCCTTTTGCTCAAAACCAAATCAACCCCGCGCGATGGATATGAAGAGTACTTCTCTTCCTCCACGAGAAGATATAGCTACAAACCTATATTCGTTCCTGTGTTAGAGCATGTATTCGATTATCAGAATTTATCAAAAGTGAAAGACTTATTTATTTCCGGGTCGCTAAAGTGGAAATATGGCGGCTTGGTATTTACGAGTCAGAGGGCTGTGGAGGGGTTCAGTAGGATGATTGCAGAGGAGGTTAACC AAGACATAGCCAGCGAAGCATCTCGCGATCTCGCGCTCTACACCATCGGACCAGCTACCTACCGCTCGCTGAATACTCTGCGACAAACCCATCTTCCACACGCAACGTTGGTAGGTGAAGATGCAGGGACGGGTGAAATCCTCGCACCACTTATACTCGAGCACTATAACGGCCTTGAGCGGAATCAGATAACATACGGCAGCGCAGAAGCGGTTCAGGACCGGAGTGGAAAACTTCCTCTCCTCTTTCTCGTGGGTGAAACGCATCGCGACATCATTCCCAAGACTTTGATGTCTCCTGACCTTCCACCCAACGAGAGGATTCAGATCGACGAGTTGATAGTCTACAAAACAGGCGTGATGGAATCGTTCAGGGAAAATTTTGCATCTATACTGGATGAGCTTGATGCGAGCGTCGGCAGCACTGAAGGGGCTACTAATCCGGATGAGGGAAATCAAATGTCTCGGCCGCCGATTTGGGTCGTCGTGTTTTCCCCTACGGGTTGCGACGCCATGGTGGACATACTTGGGAAGCATGATCAAAGCACCTTAAAAGCGAGCGGAATGTCCCAGACATACACGAAGAAACATCAACAGCGCAAGAATTGCTACATAGCCACCATCGGCCCCACGACAAGGGACCATCTACGCTTTAATTTTGGTGTTGATCCCGATGTATGTGCGGAGAAGCCGTCTCCAGAAGGGGTAGGGGAGGGTATTGAGAGGGTTATAGTAAAGAGGAGTTGA
- the NUO40 gene encoding NADH-ubiquinone oxidoreductase 40 kDa subunit (EggNog:ENOG410PFC2~COG:C~BUSCO:7450at33183), with the protein MQKCRAVQGALGSKAFRPSPTSSSRLQPYTQKRNVQDVFITRTGTPIIKVQGGRSSLGGHTATVFGATGFLGRYIVNRLARQGCTVIVPYREEMAKRHLKVTGDLGRVVFMEYDLRNTQSIEESVRHSDVVYNLVGRDYPTKNFTLEDVHVEGTERIAESVAKYDVDRYIHVSSYNADLNSPSEFFRTKAQGENAAREIFPETTIVRPAPMFGFEDRLLHKLAGITNIFTSNHMQERYWPVHAIDVAHALERMLLEEWTASQTFELYGPTNYSTAEISEIVDREIIKTRRRINVPKAMLKPAAYWLNRLIWWPTISADEVEREFLDQEIDPNAKTFKDLGIEPAELSNLTFHYLRGYRSDKYSDLPPASERERLEEKKYLHVLDDQ; encoded by the exons ATGCAGAAGTGCCGCGCCGTGCAAGGCGCACTTGGCTCGAAAGCCTTCCGCCCTTCTCCCACTTCGTCCTCTCGTCTGCAGCCGTATACCCAAAAACGAAATGTACAAGATGTTTTTATTACTCGGACAGGAACTCCAATTATAAAAGTGCAGGGTGGACG GTCATCGCTTGGAG GTCATACTGCTACTGTCTTCGGTGCTACGGGTTTCTTGGGCCGTTATATCGTCAACAGACTAG CCAGGCAAGGATGCACGGTCATTGTTCCTTACCGGGAGGAGATGGCAAAACGTCACCTCAAAGTTACTGGCGACCTTGGGCGCGTTGTCTTTATG GAATACGACCTGCGAAACACACAATCAATTGAAGAGAGTGTGCGCCATTCAGATGTTGTGTACAATCTAGTTGGACGAGACTACCCAACAAA GAACTTTACACTCGAAGATGTCCATGTTGAAGGCACCGAAAGAATAGCGGAGTCTGTTGCAAAATATGACGTCGATCGTTATATCCACGTTTCGTCCTACAATGCTGACCTGAACTCTCCATCCGAATTCTTCCGTACCAAG GCGCAAGGTGAAAATGCCGCCCGCGAAATCTTCCCAGAAACTACCATTGTCCGCCCAGCTCCGATGTTTGGATTTGAGGACAGATTGCTCCACAAACTTGCCGGGATCACTAACATTTTCACCTCCAATCACATGCAGGAGAGATATTGGCCTGTTCAT GCGATTGATGTCGCTCATGCCTTGGAGCGTATGCTTCTTGAGGAATGGACCGCATCCCAAACGTTTGAGCTCTACGGGCCCACCAACTACTCTACCGCAGAGATCTCGGAAATCGTTGACCGTGAAATTATCAAGACTCGCCGCCGTATCAATGTTCCAAAAGCTATGTTGAAGCCCGCCGCCTATTGGCTTAATAGGCTGATTTGGTGGCCAACAATCTCTGCCGATGAAGTCGAAAGGGAGTTCCTCGATCAGGAAATCGATCCTAATGCAAAGACATTCAAGGACCTAGGAATTGAACCAGCGGAGCTCTCCAACCTCACCTTCCATTACCTG CGAGGGTACAGAAGCGACAAGTACTCGGACCTTCCGCCAGCCTCGGAACGGGAGCGAttggaggagaagaaataTCTCCACGTGCTGGATGACCAATAA
- the PMK1 gene encoding MAP kinase Pmk1 (EggNog:ENOG410PFNJ~COG:T~BUSCO:8583at33183), with protein MVQPGAQGGSRKISFNVSDQYDIQDVIGEGAYGVVCSALHKPSGQKVAIKKITPFDHSMFCLRTLREMKLLRYFNHENIISILDIQKPRNYESFTEVYLIQELMETDMHRVIRTQDLSDDHCQYFIYQTLRALKAMHSANVLHRDLKPSNLLLNANCDLKVCDFGLARSAASTDDNSGFMTEYVATRWYRAPEIMLTFKEYTKAIDVWSVGCILAEMLSGKPLFPGKDYHHQLTLILDVLGTPTMEDYYGIKSRRAREYIRSLPFKKKIPLKALFPKTSDLALDLLEKLLAFNPVKRITVEEALRHPYLEPYHDPDDEPTAEPIPEEFFDFDKNKDSLSKEQLKGNSQ; from the exons ATGGTTCAGCCAGGGGCCCAAGGGGGTTCGAGAAAAATCTCCTTTAATGTGTCGGACCAATATGATATCCAAGATGTCATTGGCGAGGGAGCTTATGGTGTAGTCTG CTCTGCCTTGCACAAACCATCCGGACAAAAGGTCGCAATCAAAAAGATCACACCTTTCGACCATTCTATGTTCTGCTTGAGGACATTGCGTGAAATGAAGCTGCTTCGATATTTCAACCATGAGAACATTATTTCCATTTTGGATATCCAGAAGCCTAGAAATTATGAGAGTTTCACAGAAGTCTATCTCATTCAA GAGCTCATGGAGACTGATATGCACCGTGTTATTCGCACTCAAGACCTTTCAGATGACCATTGCCAATATTTCATCTACCAAACACTTCGCGCTCTGAAGGCTATGCATTCCGCAAATGTCCTTCATCGTGACTTGAAGCCATCCAACTTGCTCTTGAACGCGAATTGCGACCTGAAGGTCTGCGACTTTGGGCTTGCGCGTTCCGCTGCTTCCACGGATGATAATTCTGGATTTATGACAGAATATGTTGCCACTCGGTGGTATCGCGCTCCGGAGATTATGTTGACTTTCAAAGAGTACACTAAAGCTATAGATGTTTGGAGTGTTGGCTGTATTTTGGCTGAAATGCTGAGCGGAAAGCCATTGTTTCCGGGCAAGGATT ATCATCATCAACTGACTCTGATTCTTGATGTCTTGGGAACACCAACCATGGAGGATTACTATGGTATCAAGTCTCGCCGTGCTCGAGAATATATCCGATCGTTGCCtttcaaaaagaaaattcccCTGAAGGCGTTATTCCCAAAGACATCCGACCTCGCCTTAGACCTtcttgagaagcttctcgCGTTTAATCCGGTCAAGCGTATTACTGTCGAAGAAGCCCTTCGCCACCCATACCTTGAACCATATCACGATCCAGATGATGAGCCCACCGCGGAACCTATCCCTGAAGAGTTTTTTGACTTTGATAAGAATAAGGATTCGTTGAGCAAGGAGCAGCTTAAAGGTAACAGTCAGTAG